The DNA region TGGTGTTGAGTTTATATTTATCGACCAAAGTTCGCAGCTCGCGGTAATTTTTCCCAGTGGGAAGTTTTACTCGGATCCATTTGGGTTTTTGGCTTAAAGTTTCGGTGGTATTTTCTGGCATTTTTCTTTTGGTAAACGACAAATTTACGAATTAAAATATTAGCGGATCAGTCGTTGAATTCGGTATCTTTCAGTAACTCGGCCAGTACTTTTTTGGCGCGCATAATCCGCACTTTCGTATTGGCGACGGTGAGGTTCAGTTCCTCGGCGATTTCTTTGATGCTTTTTTCTTCAAAAAAACGTAACCTTATGATATCCTGATAATTGGAATCCAAGCTTTCGATCACGGCAAGGATTTGTTTCTGGTCTTCTTCGGAAATCAACAGTTCTTCGGGAGAGCGGGCAAACTGGTTTTTTATTCCCTCAAAATTATCGAAAGCGTCCTCATTTTCGCGCGCTTTTTTCCGCCAGTAATCGATGACCGTATTTTGAGCGATGGTTAGGACCCACGTCTTGAACTGGAAATTCGGGTCATACATCTCGAGTTTTGCGAGGACTTTAGAAAAAACGGAAACCGTGATTTCGTCGGCAACATTTTCGTCCTGCACCTTCTTCATCACAAAACTGAAAACATCCACCCAAAAAGCGTTGATGAGCTTGGTTTGTGCTTTCTGGTCTTTTAGTTTTGC from Chryseobacterium suipulveris includes:
- a CDS encoding RNA polymerase sigma factor codes for the protein MEKNQLLSLISLAKLKDQKAQTKLINAFWVDVFSFVMKKVQDENVADEITVSVFSKVLAKLEMYDPNFQFKTWVLTIAQNTVIDYWRKKARENEDAFDNFEGIKNQFARSPEELLISEEDQKQILAVIESLDSNYQDIIRLRFFEEKSIKEIAEELNLTVANTKVRIMRAKKVLAELLKDTEFND